A section of the Ciona intestinalis unplaced genomic scaffold, KH HT001058.1, whole genome shotgun sequence genome encodes:
- the LOC113475578 gene encoding uncharacterized protein LOC113475578, producing the protein MDCFCDQDSLQIKDVNNSGKREECFDDRMSQDSVLSPEHLVHASDPNVVLTDPVVLDHLRKLHNRATKRGQRQSIDDDIQERRAQLRVKVDNFNRRSEIGAFRVKLLSVSLLIV; encoded by the exons ATGGATTGTTTTTGTGACCAAGATTCGTTACAAATAAAGGACGTAAACAATTCTGGCAAGCGAGAAGAATGTTTTGATGATCGTATGTCTCAGGACAGCGTTTTATCTCCTGAACATCTTGTTCACGCTTCAGATCCTAACGTCGTGCTGACAGATCCTGTCGTACTTGATCACCTAAGAAAGTTGCATAACCGTGCGACTAAAAG AGGACAGCGACAATCTATTGATGATGACATTCAGGAAAGAAGGGCCCAGCTTCGGGTTAAAGTTGACAATTTCAATAGAAGAAGCGAAATTGGAGCATTTAGAGTGAAACTTTTAAGCGTAAGTTTACTTATTGTGTGA
- the LOC100185333 gene encoding ras-associating and dilute domain-containing protein-like, which yields MTLSDRDQVRDILPTLREKFSISADVKCNIREVINGDEILLDPEDRPLELAVNSKSPLTFHVTTGNYRNLELLQSTKRDGFSPEHTRKLVEKFNLATKVNNEETKSLVTSSPSFSSGQTNLSGSSRSGSLKVIETNQTETRSAMAFSPSVKAGASNVSQREYQNLQKLQNELTHTQRQDQKDIAGKTVNLPVAVTDELQQEGGTRRGRMRSLKQKKSDTMTSSYRTGRSSSARRLFASLRKYRQRSSSRERKETKSVSDIGLEDSRGTANNPELSSDANLPGIMKIFGDAISPGANYKSVMATRESSALELVKTAVKRYGLQRQHAKKYILCEVIGRLTTENIPQSRYNGLKVKMIKKSRSKANSSLESSSCMESFKEDYIRPLNDHERPLKLQSYWKPLDGHCRRFEIRLKSEVLNAASKDNETRDINSQAKRLVMQKSKPNLSVSSFYVHSSNQPTTDSEESEEEYAPSSCVLDLDEKTNTDTKADYEPKSLPLQIPLTDKPTFICQSPTEAKLAHETKSAETCSFSNEITPPPPVPYLLTVLGDTPEANGFQRFLERDEILVGSEVSDFKLKAPGVLRHHCVIRRHLETLFDETKNFKATQKWRVVVSPLKSRAEVTVNGVRVLSNHTLTHGDILCIGKSIIYKYEDPTSSINIDCCVVPSPSAKNRKEILISSDVTEKQSSVRNYADITLSSPFCPEIPAIMETQLSYERKYEDEILDQLFDIFSNFCLDNMEEPLAPANFLCHMITHACLNFDLADKNESLFKVASHMQTFVLNATRKVSVQDIQSNDPSEHLLKSLRLVVFWMSNTLEIFEFLQKDLIPHVLDCVEEAKKKNYVSSKILDEAKKFEINEEILGLLEEVVMYAFQQLVYYLTKTLYGSLPAILDCNPFSDVESTPSVNHVIKVYNYAWEMTQTYLVNQQIADQLFAYLFFFTNVSLFNTLMENDASTKYFKWEMGVRIRGNLEKLENWAIEFEYSYQVSAFLVKISTLANLLATPRTQMAKYTWSTFRKNFHGLNSAQLCHVLECYQMTGQQQKPTSWFPDQEVEMNTSGEDAVMESYESHPPLTLPVSGSRINLGELPNNPKLQNLIASFKHKVYSPHTEQLCKEFKNEKKQSFLSNELKVTMPTSPDVVPMSYPDLLPESESSAANVASSGGFGRIVSSSSSCSSSSEPEAYIVKNWKYDEEANASKAINKLVEFNLSNNQSDSRRT from the exons ATGACGCTCTCCGATCGTGACCAAGTGCGTGATATTCTACCTACATTACGCgaaaaattttcaatttcagCTGATGTGAAATGTAATATACGAGAAGTTATTAACGGAG ATGAGATCTTACTTGACCCAGAAGATCGACCACTTGAACTAGCTGTAAACTCCAAGTCCCCTCTGACCTTCCACGTGACAACTGGAAATTACCGAAATTTGGAATTACTGCAAAGCACAAAAAGAGATGGGTTTTCCCCAGAACATACAAGAAAATTAGTGGAAAA gTTCAATTTGGCAACGAAAGTAAATAATgaagaaacaaaaagtttggtgacgtcatcaccaaGTTTTTCATCTGGGCAAACAAATTTAAGTGGAAGCAGTCGCAGTGgaagtttaaaagttattgAAACTAATCAAACAGAAACAAGAAGTGCCATGGCGTTTTCACCTTCCGTAAAAG CAGGTGCCAGTAACGTAAGTCAACGAGAATATCAGAATctacaaaaactacaaaatgAACTGACTCACACTCAAAGACAGGATCAAAAGGATATTGCAGGAAAAACTGTAAACCTACCAGTAGCTGTTACTGATGAGCTTCAACAGGAAGGTGGAACACGCAGAGGTCGTATGCGAAGccttaaacaaaaaaagagcgacacgatgacgtcatcatatcGAACCGGTAGATCATCTTCTGCAAGAAGATTGTTTGCAAGTTTAAGGAAGTACAGACAACGCTCATCTTCTCGGGAGCGAAAGGAGACTAAGAGCGTATCTGATATTGGATTGGAAGATTCTAGAGGTACAGCAAATAACCCAGAGCTTTCTTCGGATGCCAATCTTCCTGGTATTATGAAGATCTTTGGAGATGCAATAAGCCCAGGTGCGAACTATAAGAGCGTTATGGCTACCCGAGAATCTAGCGCACTTGAACTTGTAAAAACCGCAGTGAAACGATATGGCTTACAGCGACAGCATgcgaaaaaatatattctttgcGAGGTTATAGGTCGGCTAACAACAGAAAACATACCGCAATCACGTTATAATGGACTGAAGGTAAAGATGATAAAGAAAAGCAGGAGTAAAG CGAACTCTTCTCTTGAATCTTCGTCGTGCATGGAGAGTTTTAAGGAAGATTACATCAGACCATTAAACGATCACGAACGGCCACTTAAACTACAATCTTATTGGAAACCTTTAGATGGACATTGTAGACGATTTGAAATTCGATTAAAATCGGAG GTACTAAATGCAGCAAGCAAAGATAATGAAACACGCGATATCAATTCACAAGCAAAACGACTTGTTATGCAAAAATCCAA GCCAAATTTAAGCGTTTCGTCGTTTTACGTACATTCATCTAACCAACCTACAACGGATAGTGAAGAGTCAGAAGAGGAATATGCTCCATCTTCATGCGTGTTAGACTTAGATGAAAAAACTAACACCGATACAAAAGCTGATTATGAACCTAAATCCCTGCCACTTCAAATCCCGTTAACAGATAAACCAACATTTATTTGCCAAAGCCCAACTGAAGCAAAGTTGGCTCATGAAACCAAAAGTGCAGAAACTTGTTCTTTTAGCAATGAGATTACCCCACCGCCACCAGTGCCCTATCTACTAACTGTGTTAGGTGACACACCGGAAGCAAATGGTTTTCAGCGTTTTCTCGAACGGGATGAGATTTTAGTTGGCAGTGAAGTATCCGATTTTAAATTGAAGGCACCTGGAGTTTTACGACACCATTGCGTTATCAGACGACACTTAGAAACCCTTTTTGATGaaaccaaaaattttaaagcaacGCAAAAGTGGCGTGTTGTGGTGTCACCACTAAAATCAAGGGCAGAAGTTACAGTAAACGGTGTGAGAGTGTTGTCAAATCACACGTTGACTCATGGAGATATTTTATGTATCGGTAAAAGTATCATATACAAATACGAAGATCCTACTTCGAGCATAAACATTGACTGCTGTGTTGTCCCTTCACCTTCCGCcaaaaatagaaaagaaattttaatttcaagtgATGTAACAGAAAAGCAATCATCCGTAAGGAATTATGCTGACATAACACTTTCATCTCCGTTTTGTCCCGAAATACCAGCGATCATGGAGACTCAGCTCAGTTATGAGCGAAAATATGAAGATGAGATTTTGGACCAACTTTTCGacattttttctaacttttgCCTTGACAATATGGAAGAGCCACTTGCACCTGCCAATTTCCTTTGCCACATGATCACCCATGCTTGCTTAAACTTTGATCTTGCTGATAAGAATGAGTCATTGTTTAAAGTAGCAAGCCACATGCAAACGTTTGTTTTG AATGCAACCAGAAAAGTTTCAGTTCAAGACATTCAATC TAATGATCCATCTGAACATCTTCTTAAATCACTGCGCCTGGTTGTCTTCTGGATGTCAAACACTCTTGAGATATTTGAGTTCCTTCAGAAAGATTTAATTCCCCATGTCCTTGATTGTGTGGAAGAAGCAAAAAAGAA GAATTATGTTAGCTCAAAAATCCTGGATGAAGCTAAGAAGTTTGAAATTAATGAAGAAATCTTAGGGTTACTTGAAGAAGTCGTAATGTATGCATTCCAACAGCTGGTGTATTATCTTACCAAG ACTTTGTATGGTTCATTACCGGCCATCCTGGATTGTAATCCATTTTCTGATGTTGAATCAACACCAAGTGTCAATCATGTGATTAAAGTGTACAACTATGCTTGGGAGATGACTCAAACATATTTAGTGAATCAACAGATTGCTGATCAGCTCTTCGCCTATCTGTTTTTCTTTACAAATGTTTCACTTTTCAATACGTTGATGGAAAATG ATGcttcaacaaaatatttcaaatggGAAATGGGAGTTCGTATACGTGGCAACTTGGAAAAACTAGAGAACTGGGCAATTGAATTTGAATATTCATATCAAGTATCGGCTTTCCTTGTCAAGATATCTACCTTGGCAAACTTACTAGCCACCCCTCGTACACAAATGGCAAAG TACACCTGGTCAACATTTCGTAAAAACTTTCATGGCTTAAACTCTGCTCAGCTCTGTCATGTGCTTGAGTGCTACCAAATGACTGGCCAGCAACAGAAACCAACAAGTTGGTTTCCTGATCAAGAAGTGGAAATGAATACCAGTGGCGAAG ATGCAGTGATGGAGAGTTATGAAAGTCATCCTCCCCTTACACTTCCTGTCAGTGGTTCAAGAATCAACCTGGGTGAATTACCAAACAATCCAAAACTGCAAAATCTGATCGccagttttaaacacaaagtaTATAGTCCTCACACTGAACAACTATGCAAagagtttaaaaatgaaaagaagCAATCATTTTTGTCCAATGAGTTGAAAGTTACAATGCCCACCTCTCCAGATGTTGTTCCAATGTCTTACCCGGATCTTCTTCCTGAATCCGAGAGCTCTGCTGCTAATGTTGCTTCATCTGGGGGTTTTGGAAGAATTgtttcatcatcatcatcatgttCGTCATCTTCAGAACCTGAGGCTTATATTGTAAAGAACTGGAAGTATGATGAAGAAGCAAATGCATCAAAAGCAATAAACAAATTGGTTGAGTTTAACCTTTCAAATAACCAATCTGACAGCAGAAGAACTTAG